Proteins encoded together in one Lepisosteus oculatus isolate fLepOcu1 chromosome 2, fLepOcu1.hap2, whole genome shotgun sequence window:
- the baalcb gene encoding uncharacterized protein baalcb isoform X2 codes for MYHTLKARRFSRTQISNIILSFSATCVSFGLYLHGVGGIRRKGFDQTVQKHDDKRIGFIFGDGIPSSAQAYLKVCSTMSDPSLNDGKPSSDSAVSSNKQQGALPSSDTTVQKRSVLRTEETKWQANRMSTKQVTITVTQSIRQIDKTGKITEKTHTTFEVMKPGDPLKEGTGSNVLK; via the exons ATGTATCACACATTGAAGGCGCGTCGCTTCAGTCGGACGCAGATTTCAAACATTATCTTGAGCTTTTCAGCAACGTGCGTCAGCTTCGGGTTATATTTGCACGGGGTCGGTGGAATCAGAAGAAAAGGGTTTGACCAGACCGTCCAAAAGCATGACGATAAACGAATTGGAT TTATCTTTGGCGATGGGATTCCAAGTTCAGCTCAAGCCTACCTGAAGGTCTGCTCCACTATGTCTGACCCTAGCCTGAATGATGGAAAGCCTAGCAGCGACAGTGCAGTGTCCTCTAACaaacagcagggggcgctacCATCCTCTGACACCACAGTACAGAAGAGGAGTGTCCTTCGTACAGAGGAG ACCAAATGGCAGGCCAACAGAATGTCAACGAAGCAGGTGACTATAACAGTGACTCAGAGCATAAGACAGATAGACAAGACAGGGAAGAtcacagagaaaacccacaccaCCTTTGAGGTGATGAAGCCTGGGGACCCGCTCAAAGAAGGGACCGGCAGCAATGTgctgaagtga
- the baalcb gene encoding brain and acute leukemia cytoplasmic protein isoform X1, producing MNIDRCSEKQHWKTVMLPEVTMGCGGSRTDALEPKYMESWTKETESTWLTSTDTDVPLSSIENIPSEHSSESGFINEEKIINTIIFGDGIPSSAQAYLKVCSTMSDPSLNDGKPSSDSAVSSNKQQGALPSSDTTVQKRSVLRTEETKWQANRMSTKQVTITVTQSIRQIDKTGKITEKTHTTFEVMKPGDPLKEGTGSNVLK from the exons ATGAACATTGACCGATGTTCTGAAAAGCAGCACTGGAAGACAGTGATGTTACCAG AGGTCACTATGGGCTGTGGAGGAAGCAGAACAGACGCTCTTGAACCCAAATACATGGAAAGCTGGACTAAAGAGACTGAGTCAACATGGCTGAccagcacagacacagatgtCCCTCTCTCATCTATTGAGAACATTCCCTCTGAACATTCCTCCGAGTCAGGATTTATCAATGAAGAGAAAATCATCAACACTA TTATCTTTGGCGATGGGATTCCAAGTTCAGCTCAAGCCTACCTGAAGGTCTGCTCCACTATGTCTGACCCTAGCCTGAATGATGGAAAGCCTAGCAGCGACAGTGCAGTGTCCTCTAACaaacagcagggggcgctacCATCCTCTGACACCACAGTACAGAAGAGGAGTGTCCTTCGTACAGAGGAG ACCAAATGGCAGGCCAACAGAATGTCAACGAAGCAGGTGACTATAACAGTGACTCAGAGCATAAGACAGATAGACAAGACAGGGAAGAtcacagagaaaacccacaccaCCTTTGAGGTGATGAAGCCTGGGGACCCGCTCAAAGAAGGGACCGGCAGCAATGTgctgaagtga